A genomic stretch from Methylorubrum extorquens includes:
- the apt gene encoding adenine phosphoribosyltransferase (Evidence 2b : Function from indirect experimental evidences (e.g. phenotypes); Product type e : enzyme): protein MEARRHSALKDSVRSIPDYPKPGIIFRDITTLLSDPRSFRRAVDSLVHPYAGGRIDQVAGIEARGFILGGAVAHQLSSGFVPIRKKGKLPHKTVSTAYALEYGTDEIEIHVDAIKPGDRVILVDDLIATGGTATAAVNLLRQLGAEVVAACFVIDLPEIGGAQRLRDLGVTVRTLMEFEGH, encoded by the coding sequence ATGGAAGCCCGCCGCCACTCCGCCCTGAAGGACTCGGTCCGCTCGATTCCTGACTATCCGAAGCCGGGCATCATTTTTCGCGACATCACCACCCTGCTCAGCGATCCGCGCTCGTTCCGCCGGGCGGTCGATTCGCTGGTGCACCCCTATGCGGGCGGGCGGATCGATCAGGTCGCGGGTATCGAGGCGCGCGGCTTCATCCTCGGGGGCGCCGTGGCGCACCAGCTCTCCTCGGGATTCGTGCCGATCCGCAAGAAGGGCAAGCTGCCCCACAAGACCGTCTCGACGGCCTATGCGCTGGAATACGGCACCGACGAGATCGAAATCCACGTCGATGCGATCAAGCCGGGGGATCGAGTGATCCTCGTCGACGACCTCATCGCCACTGGCGGCACGGCGACGGCGGCGGTGAACCTTCTGCGCCAGCTCGGCGCCGAGGTCGTGGCCGCCTGCTTCGTGATCGATCTGCCGGAGATCGGCGGCGCCCAGCGCCTGCGGGATCTCGGTGTCACCGTTCGCACGCTGATGGAATTCGAGGGGCACTGA
- the purQ gene encoding phosphoribosylformylglycinamidine synthase I (Evidence 2a : Function from experimental evidences in other organisms; PubMedId : 10071207; Product type e : enzyme) produces MRAAVVVFPGSNRDGDVARALRRSGAEVISVWHADTELPAGTDLAVVPGGFSYGDYLRCGAIAGRAAAMDAVRAHAARGGLVLGICNGFQILCESGLLPGVLMRNVNRRFICHRQYLRVERADTRFTSAYTEGQVIDVCVAHGEGNYFADSETIGRLEGEGRIAFRYCDAGGALTEDANRNGSLNSIAGIYSEQRNVLGMMPHPENFVDGLVGGTDGKGLFDSLAA; encoded by the coding sequence ATGCGCGCCGCCGTCGTCGTCTTTCCGGGCTCGAATCGCGACGGCGACGTGGCCCGCGCACTCCGCCGCTCCGGTGCGGAGGTCATCAGCGTGTGGCACGCCGACACCGAACTGCCAGCCGGCACCGACCTCGCGGTGGTACCTGGCGGGTTCTCCTACGGCGACTATCTGCGCTGTGGCGCCATTGCCGGCCGGGCGGCGGCCATGGATGCGGTGCGCGCGCACGCCGCCCGCGGCGGCCTCGTGCTCGGCATCTGCAACGGCTTCCAGATCCTGTGCGAATCGGGCCTGTTACCCGGCGTGCTGATGCGCAACGTCAACCGCCGCTTCATCTGCCACCGGCAGTACCTGCGGGTCGAGCGTGCCGACACACGGTTCACCTCGGCCTATACCGAGGGTCAGGTGATCGACGTCTGCGTGGCACATGGCGAGGGCAACTACTTCGCCGATTCGGAGACGATCGGCCGCCTCGAAGGCGAGGGCCGCATCGCCTTCCGTTACTGCGACGCCGGCGGTGCGCTGACGGAGGATGCAAACCGCAACGGCTCGCTCAACTCCATCGCCGGGATCTATTCCGAGCAGCGCAACGTGCTCGGCATGATGCCCCACCCCGAGAACTTCGTGGATGGCCTCGTCGGCGGCACCGACGGCAAGGGCCTGTTCGACAGCCTAGCGGCCTGA
- a CDS encoding Phosphoribosylformylglycinamidine synthetase PurS (fragment), whose amino-acid sequence MFDLEVASENREQAEATLKAACEKLLANTVVENYTVEIA is encoded by the coding sequence GTGTTCGACCTTGAGGTCGCCTCCGAGAACCGCGAACAGGCCGAGGCGACGCTGAAGGCCGCCTGCGAGAAGCTGCTCGCGAACACCGTCGTCGAGAACTACACCGTCGAGATCGCCTGA
- a CDS encoding conserved protein of unknown function; putative exported protein (Evidence 4 : Unknown function but conserved in other organisms) has product MRNLITILGLMVLVGTEVFAAAIAAGWALAGLLDLGDQVGHVLMALFSLVAAWIMVQLWRRATEAEPIGSTRRR; this is encoded by the coding sequence ATGCGGAACCTCATCACGATACTCGGCCTCATGGTGCTGGTCGGCACGGAAGTGTTCGCCGCGGCCATTGCCGCGGGCTGGGCGCTGGCCGGATTGCTCGATCTCGGCGACCAAGTCGGCCACGTGCTCATGGCGCTGTTCAGCCTCGTCGCCGCCTGGATCATGGTCCAGCTCTGGCGCCGCGCCACTGAAGCCGAGCCGATCGGCTCGACTCGACGCCGCTGA
- the regR gene encoding two-component transcriptional regulator RegR, Fis family (Evidence 2a : Function from experimental evidences in other organisms; PubMedId : 9683482; Product type r : regulator) yields the protein MLTQSGTTVPGSDTAFLSDADPLSAFSDRSLLIVDDDKPFSTRLARAMEARGYEVHVAESVSEGVAAVETKAPAFAVIDMRLGDGNGLDVIARLKERRPEARGVILTGYGNIATAVTAVKLGAFDYLAKPADADEIHGTLMAQPGERADPPENPMSADRVRWEHIQRVYELCSRNVSETARRLNMHRRTLQRILAKRAPR from the coding sequence ATGCTGACGCAGAGCGGGACGACGGTGCCGGGCTCCGACACCGCTTTTCTTTCCGATGCCGATCCCCTTTCCGCCTTCAGCGATCGCAGCCTTCTGATCGTTGACGACGACAAGCCTTTCTCGACCCGCCTCGCCCGGGCGATGGAAGCGCGGGGATATGAGGTCCACGTGGCTGAGAGCGTCAGCGAGGGCGTCGCGGCCGTCGAGACCAAGGCGCCCGCTTTCGCCGTGATCGACATGCGGCTCGGCGACGGCAACGGGCTCGACGTGATCGCCCGCCTCAAGGAGCGCCGCCCCGAGGCAAGGGGCGTGATCCTGACCGGCTACGGCAACATTGCCACGGCGGTGACGGCGGTCAAGCTCGGCGCCTTCGACTATCTCGCCAAGCCGGCCGATGCCGACGAGATCCACGGCACGCTGATGGCGCAGCCGGGCGAGCGGGCCGACCCGCCGGAGAACCCGATGTCGGCCGATCGGGTGCGCTGGGAGCATATCCAGCGCGTCTACGAGTTGTGCAGCCGCAACGTCTCCGAGACGGCACGGCGCCTGAACATGCACCGGCGTACGCTCCAGCGTATCCTCGCCAAGCGCGCGCCGCGCTAA